A stretch of Gouania willdenowi chromosome 21, fGouWil2.1, whole genome shotgun sequence DNA encodes these proteins:
- the LOC114455437 gene encoding protein FEV-like yields the protein MRQDCGGKLMFNMYLSDPTDNLLKESKGTSWGPLNTGVQKGSGQIQLWQFLLELLSDSSNMSCISWEGTNGEFKLIDPDEVARRWGERKSKPNMNYDKLSRALRYYYDKNIMTKVHGKRYAYKFDFHGLAQVCQPSTCTEQAIYKFQGNFSPIPFPGISKLNLVAPGVGASGFSYWPGSPSLYHGHNLQPAGPFGTVSPSHISCVNNINNHYN from the exons ATGAGACAGGACTGTGGAGGAAAGCTCATGTTCAACATGTATCTCTCAG ACCCAACAGACAATTTACtgaaagagagcaaaggaaCGTCTTGGGGTCCGTTAAACACAGGAGTGCAAAAAG GCAGTGGTCAGATCCAGCTGTGGCAGTTCCTCCTGGAGCTCCTGTCGGACAGCTCCAACATGTCGTGCATCTCCTGGGAAGGAACCAACGGGGAGTTCAAGCTCATCGACCCGGACGAGGTGGCCCGGCGCTGGGGGGAGCGTAAGAGCAAACCCAACATGAACTACGACAAGCTGAGCCGCGCGCTGCGCTATTACTACGATAAGAACATCATGACCAAAGTGCACGGGAAGCGCTACGCCTACAAGTTCGACTTCCACGGCCTCGCGCAGGTGTGCCAGCCGTCCACGTGCACGGAACAGGCCATCTACAAGTTCCAGGGAAACTTCTCTCCCATTCCCTTCCCCGGGATCTCCAAACTCAACCTGGTGGCCCCCGGTGTGGGGGCGTCAGGCTTCTCTTACTGGCCCGGGTCTCCTTCACTGTACCACGGCCACAACCTGCAGCCCGCGGGCCCCTTTGGGACCGTGTCCCCATCACACATCAGCTGTGTGAACAACATCAATAACCACTACAACTGA
- the LOC114455613 gene encoding cyclin-dependent kinase 5 activator 1-like: MGTVLSISPASKKASIIDSEIGCDGLKNEKSLKRHSMFVSLSWKKLVANSAKKSAKKVTPNPPPVVAQLNNENIRKTHQTVEKKQPKAPIPVPVPTVPTVPKQNGEARLASVQKQPSSLSLVSPRRIVIQASTGELLRCLGDFMCRRCFKLKELNSGEVILWFRNIDRTLLLQGWQDQGFITPANVVFVYLLCEDAIEDRVESTAELQGTFQTCLYLAYSYMGNEISYPLKPFMIESNKDVFWDTSLRIIDRMSAKMLQLNADPHFFTEVFQDLKNQRDTSESNLDR; the protein is encoded by the coding sequence ATGGGTACCGTCCTCTCCATTTCTCCAGCCTCTAAGAAGGCGTCCATCATAGACTCTGAGATCGGGTGTGATGGACTGAAGAATGAAAAAAGCCTCAAAAGACACTCCATGTTCGTGTCCCTGTCCTGGAAGAAGCTCGTGGCCAATTCGGCCAAGAAAAGCGCAAAGAAAGTGACGCCGAACCCGCCACCGGTGGTCGCGCAGCTCAACAATGAGAATATCAGGAAAACGCACCAAACCGTGGAGAAGAAACAACCCAAAGCCCCCATCCCGGTGCCGGTGCCCACTGTACCCACGGTGCCCAAGCAGAACGGCGAAGCACGGCTGGCCTCGGTCCAGAAGCAGCCCAGCAGCCTGTCCCTGGTGTCCCCCAGGCGGATAGTCATCCAGGCGTCCACCGGGGAGCTCCTGCGCTGTCTGGGAGACTTCATGTGCCGCAGGTGCTTCAAACTGAAAGAGTTAAACTCCGGGGAGGTGATCCTCTGGTTCCGAAACATCGACCGGACTCTGTTGCTGCAGGGCTGGCAGGACCAAGGCTTCATCACCCCGGCCAACGTGGTCTTCGTGTACCTGCTGTGTGAGGACGCGatagaggacagggtggagagCACCGCGGAGCTCCAGGGAACCTTCCAGACCTGCCTCTACCTGGCCTACTCCTACATGGGCAACGAGATCTCCTACCCCCTCAAGCCCTTCATGATCGAGTCCAACAAGGACGTGTTCTGGGACACGTCTCTGCGCATCATCGACAGGATGAGTGCCAAAATGCTGCAGCTCAACGCGGACCCGCACTTTTTCACCGAGGTCTTCCAGGACCTGAAAAACCAGCGCGACACCAGCGAGTCCAACCTGGACCGCTGA